One genomic segment of Vibrio quintilis includes these proteins:
- a CDS encoding 3-phenylpropionate MFS transporter: protein MINTSPYGWISQYFFSFFFVYGAYLPFWAIWLQSEGISSTDSGIILGLAFGTRCISNLFLTPRIQRVEQYIPALRWCSVLCAVLIALHGLTAGDFVWIAVATIFLNLFLGPIIPVSDALANYYTTLNMLDYGRTRLWGSVAFIVGSSIVGWVVTHYGESWILYCALIGMVVTILLSLRLPAPPPVTQQQPEDGSRVSLTGILKEWPVIKFLFLIACIQGSHAAYYSFSSVYWKSVGYSESVVGYLWSLGVIAEICVFAFSKRFFKSWSVHAMFLLSAVAVIVRWGLMAMTHQIAVLVVIQLFHSLTFAVAHLAAIRYIQQSGSADRMIALQALYNAIPLGAVIAVMTTISGWGYERWGSYVFFGMAVMGVIALFVRVDYQERTTTEIAPEAQNSSG from the coding sequence ATGATTAACACATCGCCGTATGGCTGGATCTCGCAGTATTTCTTCAGTTTTTTCTTTGTTTATGGCGCTTATTTGCCGTTTTGGGCTATCTGGCTTCAGAGTGAAGGCATTTCTTCGACAGACAGCGGGATCATTCTCGGACTGGCGTTTGGAACCCGCTGTATTTCCAATCTTTTTTTAACGCCCCGGATTCAGCGGGTTGAACAGTATATTCCGGCATTACGTTGGTGTAGTGTGCTGTGTGCGGTGCTCATTGCACTCCATGGGCTGACCGCCGGGGATTTTGTCTGGATTGCCGTTGCGACTATCTTTTTGAACCTGTTTTTGGGCCCGATCATTCCTGTTTCTGATGCACTGGCAAACTATTATACGACTTTAAATATGCTCGATTACGGCAGAACCCGCTTATGGGGATCGGTTGCGTTTATTGTCGGGTCATCAATCGTGGGGTGGGTGGTAACGCATTACGGTGAAAGCTGGATTTTGTACTGTGCTTTGATCGGTATGGTGGTGACCATTTTGTTGAGTTTACGTCTGCCCGCTCCTCCGCCGGTGACTCAGCAGCAGCCTGAGGACGGAAGTCGTGTCAGTCTCACCGGGATATTAAAAGAGTGGCCGGTGATTAAATTCCTGTTCCTGATTGCCTGTATACAGGGAAGCCACGCGGCTTATTATAGTTTCAGCTCAGTTTACTGGAAGTCTGTGGGTTACTCTGAAAGCGTTGTCGGCTATTTATGGAGCCTTGGTGTGATTGCTGAAATTTGTGTGTTTGCGTTCAGTAAGCGCTTCTTTAAATCCTGGTCTGTCCATGCCATGTTTTTACTTTCAGCAGTGGCTGTGATTGTCCGGTGGGGATTGATGGCAATGACACATCAGATTGCGGTGCTGGTGGTGATTCAGTTATTCCACAGCCTGACGTTTGCCGTTGCTCATTTAGCCGCGATTCGTTATATCCAGCAATCCGGTAGTGCTGACCGGATGATTGCGTTGCAGGCGTTGTACAATGCGATTCCGCTGGGTGCAGTGATTGCTGTGATGACCACGATCAGTGGCTGGGGTTATGAGCGCTGGGGGAGCTATGTGTTCTTTGGTATGGCTGTGATGGGGGTTATCGCACTCTTTGTCCGGGTGGACTATCAGGAACGCACCACCACTGAAATCGCACCTGAGGCACAGAATTCATCTGGTTGA
- the gppA gene encoding guanosine-5'-triphosphate,3'-diphosphate diphosphatase — translation MSQVVPSPLYAAIDLGSNSFHMLIVRHVNGSVQTMAKIKRKVRLAAGLDEQNTLSEEAMQRGWDCLCLFAERLQDIPEENIRIVGTATLRTATNASVFIQKANQILGYPIEVIPGTDEAAIIYKGVAHTSGGSGRRLVVDIGGASTELIIGEGFEANALTSLKMGCVTWLEKHFRDRQLTASNFIQAIEDAKAVTQPVLQQYQQLGWDVCVGASGTVQALQEIMLAQGMDEVITLAKLKRLQTQAMQANHLEELEIEGLTLERALVFPSGLSILIAIFELLGIESMTLAGGALREGLVYEMITELRQDNIRERTIKSIQSRYQIDAIYAREVANLASHLLQQCGGSEWIPEPQSGMLLRTAAQLHEIGLSIDFKTGGQHNAYLIQHSDLPGFTRAQRFYLGELTRRYRDTLTSLPEQHALSGTSGKRLLRLLRLAVLLSHRRDKQLVPEFIVTADEENLTLTIDQQWLANNPLTKAELEIEVHRQTDMGWPLKLIEK, via the coding sequence ATGAGCCAGGTCGTACCTTCACCACTTTATGCTGCTATTGATTTAGGTTCCAATAGCTTTCATATGCTCATTGTTCGCCATGTGAATGGCAGTGTACAAACAATGGCAAAAATTAAGCGCAAAGTCAGGCTTGCTGCGGGTTTAGATGAACAAAATACCCTGAGTGAAGAAGCAATGCAACGAGGCTGGGACTGTTTGTGCCTTTTTGCTGAACGGCTTCAGGATATACCTGAAGAAAATATCAGAATTGTTGGTACGGCAACATTGAGAACGGCAACCAATGCCAGTGTGTTTATACAAAAAGCCAACCAAATACTGGGTTATCCGATTGAAGTCATCCCCGGCACAGATGAAGCAGCAATAATTTATAAGGGTGTTGCGCATACTTCAGGTGGTTCGGGTCGTCGGCTGGTTGTCGATATTGGTGGCGCAAGCACCGAATTAATCATTGGTGAAGGATTCGAAGCGAACGCATTAACCAGTCTGAAAATGGGATGTGTTACCTGGCTTGAAAAACACTTTCGTGACCGGCAACTCACCGCCTCAAATTTTATTCAGGCGATTGAAGATGCAAAAGCTGTTACCCAGCCGGTATTACAACAGTATCAGCAACTCGGCTGGGATGTCTGTGTCGGCGCCAGTGGCACTGTGCAGGCACTTCAGGAAATTATGCTGGCTCAGGGTATGGATGAAGTCATTACCCTGGCCAAGCTCAAACGCCTGCAAACTCAGGCAATGCAGGCCAATCATCTGGAAGAGCTCGAAATCGAAGGATTAACGCTGGAGAGAGCACTGGTTTTCCCCAGTGGCCTGTCGATCCTGATTGCGATCTTTGAACTGCTCGGCATTGAGTCCATGACGCTGGCTGGCGGTGCCCTGCGGGAAGGGCTGGTCTACGAAATGATCACCGAACTCCGGCAGGATAATATCCGGGAACGGACGATCAAAAGCATACAGAGCCGTTATCAGATTGATGCGATTTACGCCCGGGAAGTGGCCAACCTTGCCAGCCATCTGTTACAGCAATGCGGTGGTTCAGAATGGATACCGGAACCTCAGTCCGGAATGCTGCTTCGAACCGCTGCTCAATTACATGAAATCGGCCTGTCGATTGATTTTAAAACCGGCGGTCAGCATAACGCCTACCTGATTCAACACTCAGACCTGCCGGGCTTTACCCGGGCGCAACGCTTTTACCTGGGCGAGTTAACCCGACGCTACCGGGATACATTAACCTCTCTGCCGGAACAACACGCACTGTCCGGTACCAGCGGCAAGCGGCTGCTCCGGCTGCTCCGGCTGGCGGTTCTGCTCAGCCACCGCAGGGATAAACAGCTGGTCCCGGAATTTATCGTCACTGCCGACGAAGAAAACCTCACACTGACTATCGATCAACAATGGCTGGCCAATAACCCTCTGACAAAAGCCGAACTGGAAATTGAAGTCCACCGGCAAACAGATATGGGATGGCCACTGAAGCTCATTGAGAAATAA
- the rhlB gene encoding ATP-dependent RNA helicase RhlB yields the protein MKKTHITEQKFADLGLHPQIQTGLTTKGFEFCTPIQALALPVLLSGQDIAGQAQTGTGKTLTFLAATFHHLLTVPAHEGRKPDNPRAIIMAPTRELAIQIFHDAEPLAQSSGIKVALAYGGESYDKQLSRLKDGVDILIGTTGRIIDFYKQRVFNLNNIQVVVLDEADRMFDLGFIKDIRFLFRRMPAPQERLNMLFSATLSYRVQELAFEHMNQPEHIVVEPEQKTGHRIKEELFYPSNEHKMSLLQTLIEEEWPDRAIIFANTKHKCESIWGHLAADGHRAGLLTGDVPQKKRERILEQFTQGQLDILVATDVAARGLHIPQVTHVFNYDLPDDSEDYVHRIGRTGRAGASGHSISFACEEYAINLPGIESYIDHSIPVSDYDASALLTDLPPPLKMQSSRPARRTNTGGARSGSNNGQPRKRQKRSGSSQHKKKDS from the coding sequence ATGAAAAAGACACATATCACAGAGCAAAAATTCGCCGATTTGGGATTACATCCCCAAATTCAGACAGGTTTGACAACAAAAGGGTTCGAATTTTGTACCCCGATTCAAGCTTTGGCGCTGCCGGTACTGCTCTCCGGCCAAGACATTGCAGGCCAGGCCCAAACAGGGACTGGTAAAACCTTAACGTTTCTTGCTGCTACTTTTCATCATTTACTGACAGTTCCCGCGCATGAAGGACGCAAGCCAGATAATCCAAGAGCGATTATCATGGCACCAACCCGGGAGCTGGCCATACAGATCTTTCATGATGCTGAACCACTGGCACAAAGCTCAGGTATAAAAGTGGCACTCGCATATGGCGGCGAAAGCTATGATAAGCAGTTATCACGGTTAAAAGATGGCGTCGATATTCTGATCGGAACAACGGGTCGCATCATCGACTTTTATAAACAGCGTGTTTTCAATCTGAATAATATTCAGGTAGTTGTCCTGGATGAAGCAGACCGGATGTTTGATCTCGGCTTTATTAAAGATATCCGCTTCTTATTCCGCCGGATGCCAGCCCCTCAGGAACGTCTGAACATGTTGTTTTCTGCTACACTGTCTTACCGGGTTCAGGAGCTGGCCTTTGAACACATGAATCAGCCAGAGCATATTGTTGTTGAACCGGAACAGAAAACCGGACACCGGATTAAAGAAGAACTATTTTATCCCTCGAATGAGCATAAGATGTCCCTGCTTCAAACGCTCATTGAAGAAGAATGGCCCGATCGGGCAATCATTTTCGCCAATACCAAGCACAAATGTGAATCAATCTGGGGCCATCTGGCAGCAGACGGACACCGGGCTGGTCTATTAACCGGGGACGTACCTCAGAAAAAACGGGAACGGATTTTAGAGCAATTTACTCAGGGACAGCTGGATATTCTGGTTGCAACGGATGTTGCTGCACGGGGATTACACATTCCTCAGGTGACACATGTATTTAATTATGATTTACCTGATGACAGTGAAGATTATGTCCACCGGATTGGCAGAACCGGGAGAGCAGGAGCGAGCGGTCATTCCATCAGTTTTGCCTGTGAAGAATACGCCATCAACCTGCCAGGGATTGAGAGCTACATTGATCACTCCATTCCTGTCTCTGATTATGACGCATCAGCTTTATTGACAGATTTGCCTCCGCCATTGAAAATGCAGTCATCACGTCCAGCCCGGAGAACGAATACCGGCGGCGCACGTTCAGGAAGCAATAACGGACAACCCAGAAAAAGACAAAAGCGTTCAGGGTCGTCACAACACAAGAAAAAGGATAGCTGA
- the trxA gene encoding thioredoxin TrxA — MSDKILQLSDEGFEDSVIKAAGPVLVDFWAEWCGPCKMIAPILDEIAEEFEDKLTIGKLNIDQNADTPAKFGIRGIPTLLLFKNGQVAATKVGALSKTQLVEFLDSHL, encoded by the coding sequence ATGAGTGATAAGATTTTGCAGCTTAGTGATGAAGGTTTTGAGGACAGTGTAATCAAAGCTGCAGGCCCTGTTCTTGTGGATTTTTGGGCGGAATGGTGTGGTCCATGTAAAATGATTGCTCCGATTCTCGATGAGATCGCAGAAGAGTTCGAAGATAAACTCACTATCGGAAAACTAAATATTGATCAAAATGCGGATACACCGGCTAAATTTGGTATTCGTGGTATCCCGACTTTATTGTTGTTTAAAAATGGTCAGGTTGCCGCCACAAAGGTTGGTGCGTTGTCGAAGACCCAGTTGGTTGAGTTTTTAGACTCACATTTGTGA
- the rho gene encoding transcription termination factor Rho, whose translation MNLTELKNRPVSDLVKLGESLGLENLARLRKQDIIFSILKAHAKSGEDIFGDGVLEILQDGFGFLRSADSSYLAGPDDIYVSPSQIRRFNLRTGDSISGKIRPPKEGERYFALLKVNTVNDDKPDNARSKILFENLTPLHANERMIMERGNGSTEDITARVLDLASPIGKGQRGLIVAPPKAGKTMLLQNIAQSIAYNHPECELMVLLIDERPEEVTEMQRLVKGEVVASTFDEPASRHVQVAEMVIEKAKRLVEHKKDVVILLDSITRLARAYNTVVPSSGKVLTGGVDANALHRPKRFFGAARNVEEGGSLTIIATALVDTGSKMDEVIYEEFKGTGNMELHLNRKIAEKRVFPAIDFNRSGTRREELLTKADELQKMWILRKIVHPMGETDAMEFLIDKLAMTKTNDEFFDAMRRQ comes from the coding sequence ATGAATCTAACAGAATTAAAGAACAGACCTGTGTCTGATCTCGTGAAACTCGGTGAAAGCCTCGGGCTGGAAAACCTCGCGCGACTAAGAAAACAAGATATTATCTTCTCTATATTGAAGGCTCATGCGAAGAGCGGAGAAGATATTTTTGGTGATGGCGTGTTAGAGATTCTGCAGGACGGTTTCGGTTTCTTGCGTAGTGCAGATAGCTCTTATCTGGCTGGTCCGGATGACATCTATGTGTCACCCAGTCAGATACGTCGTTTCAATTTGCGTACGGGAGATTCTATCTCCGGCAAAATTCGCCCACCGAAGGAAGGCGAGCGTTATTTTGCGTTGCTGAAAGTGAATACAGTTAACGACGACAAACCCGATAATGCACGCAGTAAAATCCTTTTTGAAAACCTGACGCCATTACATGCCAATGAGCGTATGATCATGGAACGTGGTAATGGCTCGACAGAAGACATTACAGCGCGTGTTCTTGATCTGGCATCACCAATCGGTAAAGGACAACGGGGGCTGATTGTTGCGCCACCAAAAGCTGGTAAAACCATGCTTTTGCAAAATATAGCCCAGAGTATTGCTTACAATCATCCTGAATGTGAATTGATGGTACTTCTGATTGATGAACGTCCGGAAGAAGTGACAGAAATGCAGCGTTTGGTGAAAGGTGAAGTGGTTGCTTCGACTTTTGATGAGCCGGCATCCCGTCACGTTCAGGTTGCTGAAATGGTGATTGAAAAGGCTAAACGCTTGGTTGAGCACAAAAAAGATGTTGTCATCTTACTTGACTCAATTACACGTTTGGCCCGGGCATATAACACGGTTGTTCCTTCATCAGGTAAAGTCTTAACGGGTGGTGTTGATGCCAATGCATTGCATCGGCCAAAAAGATTTTTCGGTGCTGCACGGAATGTTGAAGAAGGCGGAAGCCTTACCATTATTGCCACCGCCTTGGTTGATACCGGCTCTAAAATGGATGAAGTCATCTATGAAGAGTTCAAAGGTACCGGTAATATGGAACTGCACCTGAATCGTAAGATTGCTGAAAAGCGTGTTTTCCCTGCGATTGATTTCAATCGATCTGGTACTCGTCGTGAAGAGTTGCTGACAAAAGCAGATGAATTACAGAAAATGTGGATTCTGCGTAAAATCGTTCATCCAATGGGTGAAACTGATGCAATGGAATTCCTCATTGATAAACTTGCGATGACAAAAACCAATGATGAGTTTTTTGATGCGATGAGACGTCAATAA
- the ubiD gene encoding 4-hydroxy-3-polyprenylbenzoate decarboxylase → MIFKDLRDFIQYLEDIGQLKRIQHPVDPRFEMTEICDRTLRAGGPALLFENPIGYDMPVLANLFGTPERVAMGMGRDNVQELREVGKLLAYLKEPEPPKGFKDALNKLPVFKQVLNMPVKRLKKAPCQDIIWQGDEVDLDKIPVMTCWPGDVAPLMTWGLTVTRGPVKKRQNLGIYRQQKIAKNKIIMRWFSHRGGATDFFDWREAHPGEPFPVSVAFGADPATLLGAVTPVPDTLSEYAFAGLLRGSKSEVVKSVSNDLEIPASAEIVLEGYIDPEEYADEGPYGDHTGYFNEVERHHVFTVTHITMRQNPVYHSTYTGRPPDEPAVLGEALNEVFVPILQKQFPEITDFYLPPEGCSYRMAIVTMKKQYPGHAKRVMMGVWSFLRQFMYTKFVVVCDDDVNARDWKDVIWAITTRMDPARDTVLIENTPIDSLDFASPKVGLGSKMGMDATNKWPGETEREWGKQIQKNADVVTKVDEMWDELGIM, encoded by the coding sequence ATGATTTTTAAGGATTTACGCGATTTTATCCAATATCTTGAAGATATTGGTCAGCTCAAACGTATTCAACATCCGGTTGATCCCAGGTTTGAGATGACAGAAATATGTGACAGGACATTACGGGCTGGTGGTCCTGCATTATTATTTGAAAACCCGATTGGTTATGACATGCCTGTGCTGGCTAATTTGTTCGGCACCCCTGAGCGTGTGGCGATGGGAATGGGGCGCGACAATGTTCAGGAACTCAGGGAAGTCGGAAAATTATTAGCCTATCTGAAAGAGCCGGAACCGCCGAAAGGGTTTAAGGACGCTTTAAATAAGCTCCCGGTATTCAAACAAGTCTTAAATATGCCGGTAAAACGACTGAAAAAAGCACCTTGTCAGGACATTATCTGGCAGGGCGATGAGGTTGATCTGGATAAAATTCCAGTTATGACCTGCTGGCCCGGTGATGTGGCACCGTTAATGACGTGGGGATTAACGGTTACCCGCGGACCAGTGAAAAAGCGCCAGAATCTGGGGATTTATCGTCAGCAGAAGATCGCAAAAAATAAAATCATTATGCGTTGGTTTTCTCATCGTGGCGGTGCGACAGACTTTTTCGACTGGCGTGAAGCGCATCCGGGTGAACCATTTCCTGTGTCCGTTGCTTTTGGGGCAGATCCGGCGACACTTCTGGGGGCGGTGACTCCTGTTCCGGATACATTATCTGAATATGCTTTTGCCGGTTTACTGCGGGGCAGCAAGTCAGAAGTCGTGAAGTCTGTTAGCAATGATTTGGAAATTCCCGCAAGCGCGGAGATTGTACTGGAAGGATATATCGATCCGGAAGAATACGCAGATGAAGGGCCATATGGTGATCACACCGGTTATTTTAATGAAGTTGAACGTCATCATGTGTTTACGGTTACTCATATAACAATGCGTCAGAATCCGGTTTATCACAGCACTTACACCGGTCGGCCACCTGATGAACCGGCAGTTCTGGGTGAAGCGCTGAACGAGGTGTTTGTTCCTATATTACAAAAGCAGTTTCCTGAAATTACGGATTTTTATTTGCCACCGGAAGGATGTTCTTATCGTATGGCAATTGTGACGATGAAGAAACAATATCCGGGTCATGCCAAACGCGTCATGATGGGAGTCTGGTCGTTTTTACGCCAGTTTATGTATACCAAATTTGTTGTGGTTTGTGATGATGATGTCAATGCAAGAGACTGGAAGGATGTCATCTGGGCAATCACAACACGCATGGATCCGGCCCGGGACACAGTGCTGATCGAGAATACACCCATTGACTCTCTTGATTTCGCTTCTCCAAAAGTTGGATTGGGTTCTAAAATGGGAATGGATGCAACCAATAAATGGCCCGGAGAAACAGAACGGGAATGGGGTAAACAAATTCAGAAAAATGCTGATGTTGTTACCAAAGTCGATGAAATGTGGGACGAGCTGGGAATTATGTAA
- the fre gene encoding NAD(P)H-flavin reductase, translating into MIIQSKVKSIQPLASNTYKILLLPSTPVSFKPGQYLMVVMGEQDKRPFSIASSPCRHEGELELHIGAAEHNAYAFEVVEMMKAAMNDDLEIHIDVPHGDAWLRENSERDLLLIAGGTGFSYVRSILDHCLSQSLKRNIFLYWGAKDSRQLYAMDELYQIEKQNDNIKFIPVIEMDDSQWQGKTGNVIQAVSDDFESLADVDVYIAGRFEMAGVAREQFTLNKHARSDHIYGDAYSFI; encoded by the coding sequence ATGATAATTCAAAGTAAAGTTAAGTCGATTCAGCCTTTAGCCAGCAATACCTATAAAATATTATTACTGCCGTCGACTCCCGTTTCATTTAAACCCGGACAATATTTGATGGTCGTGATGGGAGAGCAGGATAAGCGTCCTTTTTCCATCGCAAGCAGTCCCTGTCGGCATGAAGGCGAGCTGGAGTTACATATCGGGGCTGCAGAACACAATGCTTATGCTTTTGAAGTCGTTGAAATGATGAAAGCTGCAATGAATGATGATCTGGAGATTCATATCGATGTGCCTCATGGTGACGCCTGGCTGAGAGAAAATTCAGAACGGGATCTGCTCCTGATTGCCGGAGGAACAGGGTTTAGCTATGTTCGTTCAATCTTAGATCATTGTTTGAGTCAGTCTTTGAAGCGGAATATTTTTCTTTACTGGGGAGCGAAGGATAGTCGTCAGCTTTATGCCATGGATGAGTTGTATCAGATAGAAAAACAGAATGACAACATTAAGTTTATCCCGGTGATCGAGATGGATGACAGCCAATGGCAGGGTAAAACCGGTAATGTGATTCAGGCAGTGAGTGATGACTTTGAGTCGCTTGCTGATGTAGATGTGTATATTGCGGGTCGGTTTGAGATGGCAGGTGTCGCCCGGGAACAGTTTACTTTGAATAAACATGCCCGAAGTGATCACATTTATGGCGATGCTTACAGCTTTATCTGA
- the pssA gene encoding CDP-diacylglycerol--serine O-phosphatidyltransferase codes for MIARRNLFEQLPTIAIEPENFQVLFSAEQFRHHLVQAIRQATHRIYIVALYLEADEAGKEILTELYAAKQRNPELDINVCVDWHRAQRGLIGAEESEGNAAMYESFALSSEHQVPVYGIPVRGKEVFGVLHLKGFIIDDEVIYSGASLNNVYLQYQNRYRFDRYHVIQSKALADSMAGFINCQMLAHPAVNNLATPSRPVTKELKPVIRQFRNCLSQAEYPFQHQEISPNHVGITPLVGVGKKSNHLNLHISHMISRAEEEIFICTPYFNFPKRVATQVKRALKRGVKVNLIVGDKTANDFYIPPEEKFKTIGGLPYLYELNLRRFAKANEDKIASRQLSIYVWKHDNNSFHLKGIWVDRQYMLITGNNLNPRAWRLDLENGLLIQDHHGHLTGKFEQEFENILQHTQLICTYKQIDSLETYPPAVQRLIKRILRVKADRILKQIL; via the coding sequence ATGATCGCTCGTAGAAACTTATTCGAACAATTGCCAACAATTGCAATAGAACCAGAAAACTTCCAGGTTTTATTCTCAGCAGAGCAATTTCGGCACCATCTGGTTCAAGCGATTCGTCAGGCCACTCATCGCATCTATATTGTTGCGCTTTATCTAGAGGCTGACGAAGCTGGCAAAGAAATTCTGACTGAACTGTATGCAGCCAAGCAACGCAATCCCGAACTTGATATCAATGTCTGTGTCGACTGGCACAGAGCACAACGTGGACTCATTGGTGCAGAAGAGTCAGAAGGTAACGCTGCGATGTATGAATCTTTTGCCTTGTCCAGTGAGCATCAGGTTCCTGTATATGGTATTCCTGTGCGTGGAAAAGAAGTCTTCGGCGTTCTTCACCTGAAAGGGTTTATCATCGATGATGAAGTGATATACAGTGGCGCCAGTTTGAATAATGTTTATCTGCAATATCAAAACCGTTATCGCTTTGATCGTTATCATGTCATTCAAAGTAAAGCATTAGCTGACTCAATGGCAGGCTTTATCAACTGCCAGATGCTCGCTCATCCGGCCGTCAACAACCTGGCCACGCCATCCCGACCGGTGACAAAAGAGCTGAAACCAGTGATTCGTCAGTTCAGAAACTGTTTATCTCAGGCGGAATACCCTTTTCAACATCAGGAAATCTCACCGAATCATGTAGGAATCACCCCGTTAGTTGGTGTCGGTAAAAAGAGTAATCACCTGAATTTACACATCAGTCATATGATCTCCCGGGCCGAGGAAGAGATCTTCATTTGTACGCCATATTTTAACTTTCCCAAACGCGTTGCAACTCAGGTAAAGCGGGCACTAAAACGTGGTGTCAAAGTGAATCTTATTGTCGGTGATAAAACCGCAAATGATTTTTATATTCCACCCGAAGAAAAATTTAAAACCATTGGTGGTTTGCCCTATTTATATGAATTAAACCTTCGCCGCTTTGCGAAAGCCAATGAAGATAAAATAGCCAGTCGGCAGCTATCTATTTATGTCTGGAAGCATGATAACAATAGTTTTCATTTGAAAGGGATATGGGTTGACCGTCAGTACATGCTGATCACGGGTAATAACCTCAACCCCCGGGCATGGCGACTGGATCTGGAAAATGGCCTCCTGATTCAGGATCATCATGGTCATCTGACCGGTAAATTTGAACAAGAGTTCGAAAATATTCTTCAGCATACACAGCTTATCTGTACGTATAAGCAAATTGATTCTCTGGAAACGTACCCGCCAGCCGTACAACGATTGATAAAACGAATCTTACGGGTTAAAGCAGACAGAATTTTAAAACAAATTTTGTAA
- a CDS encoding GNAT family N-acetyltransferase has translation MNQLLFEQLDPIKIPLIQRFYKQHYPAGKAKKDELVIIAKDSQHHICAAVRFRNISPYQLLTGMTVATEKRQQGVAHQLLTFCEQQILNEQVYCFALPYLEDFYRAHHFRSQKADELPGLVHTLYQRYTRQGKQLVPMKYILSGS, from the coding sequence ATGAATCAATTATTATTCGAACAACTCGATCCTATTAAGATACCACTCATTCAGCGCTTTTATAAACAGCACTATCCTGCCGGAAAAGCAAAAAAAGATGAGCTGGTTATTATTGCCAAAGATAGTCAGCATCATATTTGCGCCGCTGTCAGATTCAGAAATATATCACCCTACCAACTGTTAACCGGAATGACCGTAGCGACAGAGAAGAGACAACAGGGAGTTGCTCATCAACTGCTGACATTTTGCGAACAGCAGATACTCAATGAGCAGGTTTATTGTTTTGCACTACCTTATTTAGAAGATTTTTACAGAGCCCACCATTTCCGGTCTCAGAAAGCGGATGAACTGCCAGGTCTTGTTCATACCCTCTACCAACGATATACCCGTCAGGGAAAGCAGCTTGTACCCATGAAGTACATATTATCAGGCTCCTGA
- the murB gene encoding UDP-N-acetylmuramate dehydrogenase has protein sequence MQIHSNASLRSYHTFGIAQRCKFLVEVSSVEELIDIYRRPEWQSLPKMVLGQGSNVLFTTFYEGVVIINRLKGMTVSEDSKSYRLKVHAGEDWPALVESAVRQGIPGLENLAMIPGCAGSAPIQNIGAYGVEFKDVCEYVDYLCLETFTVHRVSKDECGFGYRDSVFKHHLYQKSVVVGIGLIVSKDWMPQTRYGALCHLPSDVSAEDIFEHVCHIRQEKLPDPELTGNAGSFFKNPVITTEQYQRLKARFPNIVNYPQEHGVKLAAGWLIDQCGLKGTRIGDAQVHPNQALVLVNQGNATAEDVIRLAGHVCSRVYETYGVSLEHEVRFIGAEGEVYLNELLKKECDE, from the coding sequence ATGCAAATACATTCGAATGCCAGCCTGCGTTCTTATCATACTTTTGGTATTGCTCAACGTTGTAAATTTTTAGTTGAGGTGAGTTCAGTTGAAGAACTGATCGATATTTATCGCCGGCCGGAGTGGCAAAGTTTGCCAAAAATGGTTTTGGGGCAGGGGAGTAATGTGCTGTTTACGACTTTTTATGAAGGCGTCGTGATTATAAATCGTCTGAAAGGAATGACGGTGAGTGAAGACAGCAAAAGTTATCGGCTAAAAGTTCATGCCGGGGAAGATTGGCCTGCGTTGGTTGAGTCTGCGGTCAGACAAGGAATTCCCGGCCTGGAGAATCTTGCCATGATTCCGGGTTGTGCCGGCAGTGCGCCAATACAAAATATTGGTGCTTATGGTGTGGAGTTTAAAGATGTATGTGAATACGTTGATTATCTCTGTCTGGAAACTTTTACCGTTCACCGTGTCAGCAAAGACGAATGCGGCTTTGGATACCGGGATTCAGTGTTTAAACACCACCTTTATCAGAAATCAGTTGTGGTTGGTATCGGATTAATTGTATCAAAAGACTGGATGCCACAAACCCGTTACGGTGCTTTATGCCATTTACCATCTGATGTCAGCGCTGAAGATATTTTTGAACATGTCTGCCATATTCGTCAGGAGAAACTGCCAGATCCGGAACTGACCGGAAATGCCGGCAGCTTTTTTAAAAATCCGGTGATTACCACCGAACAATATCAGCGTTTGAAAGCGCGCTTTCCCAACATTGTGAACTATCCGCAGGAACACGGCGTTAAACTGGCTGCCGGATGGCTGATTGATCAATGTGGTTTGAAAGGCACCCGGATTGGTGACGCGCAAGTACATCCGAATCAGGCACTTGTTTTGGTGAATCAGGGAAATGCGACTGCGGAAGACGTGATCCGTTTAGCTGGCCATGTTTGCTCCCGTGTCTATGAAACCTATGGGGTTTCTCTTGAACATGAAGTCCGGTTTATCGGGGCTGAAGGAGAAGTCTATCTGAATGAATTGCTGAAAAAGGAATGCGACGAATGA